A portion of the Phaeodactylum tricornutum CCAP 1055/1 chromosome 7, whole genome shotgun sequence genome contains these proteins:
- a CDS encoding predicted protein, whose amino-acid sequence MKFTAACALTLGLLVTQVMADPDPMRTDVELELSCKNVKFDRLTLEEQEFSAKILQDTYDAIHLIADNGDQELGNVHFDHPVMNGRSVKADGDTEEWVQRWSSINGAYFGGWVCRFCYDPDDFDETLSAESNKMLGSRKTQKEWEKAVTKALKDGPFTTFSRADKCSIDMRAANDLAETVVQLKVTEEDDPEPSETDIEIDVGCKGLDFRKFDLPMAAFSSRALQESFNEVHQLADDDDNMLDHIHFGGALDSTLETNALRRRKPFRRHTNRWSSVNGAYFGGWICRFCYDPDDFDETLEGMVSTSMIEKKNRKKKKRDSSDMHKAWEDRFLAKLLDHPKQVFKSARKCSIDFSDNSDWAYASSQ is encoded by the coding sequence ATGAAGTTCACCGCCGCCTGTGCCCTCACGCTTGGTCTCCTTGTCACACAAGTGATGGCTGACCCTGATCCAATGCGCACCGATGTAGAGCTTGAGCTTTCCTGCAAGAATGTCAAGTTCGATAGACTCACTCTGGAGGAGCAGGAATTCTCGGCCAAAATTTTACAAGACACGTACGACGCCATCCATCTTATTGCTGACAATGGCGATCAGGAGCTCGGCAACGTCCATTTTGACCATCCCGTCATGAATGGGCGTTCCGTCAAGGCTGACGGAGATACCGAGGAATGGGTGCAACGATGGAGTAGCATTAATGGCGCCTACTTTGGAGGTTGGGTTTGCCGTTTTTGCTACGATCCAgacgattttgacgagaCTCTAAGCGCCGAGAGTAACAAGATGCTCGGTAGCAGAAAGACCCAGAAAGAGTGGGAGAAGGCCGTCACCAAGGCGCTCAAGGATGGTCCCTTCACTACCTTCAGTCGAGCCGATAAGTGTTCCATCGACATGCGTGCCGCCAACGATCTTGCCGAGACTGTGGTCCAATTGAAGGTTACGGAAGAGGACGATCCCGAGCCTAGCGAGACCGATATCGAAATTGATGTTGGGTGTAAGGGCCTTGACTTTCGCAAGTTTGACCTCCCGATGGCTGCCTTTTCTAGCCGCGCGCTACAGGAATCATTCAATGAGGTCCATCAGCTGgctgacgacgatgacaatATGCTGGACCACATCCACTTTGGTGGTGCTTTGGACAGTACATTAGAGACAAACgcccttcgtcgtcgaaaaccTTTTCGACGTCACACCAATCGGTGGAGTAGCGTCAACGGCGCGTACTTTGGAGGCTGGATCTGCCGTTTTTGCTACGACCCGGATGACTTCGACGAAACTTTGGAGGGTATGGTATCCACTAGCATGATTGAGAAAAagaacaggaagaagaagaagcgagATAGTAGCGACATGCACAAGGCCTGGGAAGACAGGTTTCttgccaagcttttggaCCATCCGAAACAAGTGTTCAAGAGCGCCAGGAAATGTAGCATCGATTTTTCTGACAATTCGGACTGGGCTTACGCTTCTTCCCAGTAA
- a CDS encoding predicted protein: protein MASLVTCVITSAGWCFCTACASLLGACCGNDKASTIPPSVTSGRRRSVLLLFFSIAMALVFQYGIAPAIVDANDLTSFVRDKWTDGCSQYVDIDVVKSCAGNNGVYRVSAASTLFFAFAALGALLKPTANREAWPAKYTLYFFLCIVTIFIPNDPLFSDAYLNIARIGAVLFIVVQQLVIVDMAHEWNDSWVAKADAAEAQEAGSGKRWLGAIVTACIMLFGISIIAIGVIFSRFTGCGTNNGFITVTLVLGVSIVGAQMSGEEGSLLASACVFAWSVFLCYTAVSKNPDASCNPMLGEMDTVSIVLGLTVTAISLGWTGWSYTAEDKLRSSSEEESAAAATARASDDSEKDVRRDVTGVVTGNDYGTQDDEEQANSAGHAEVDESVLNNPSRLSNSWKLNAILMSVSCWKAMALTNWGAIVANGNAANPQVGRVGMWMVIASQWLVLTLYLWTLLAPRLFPNREFG, encoded by the exons ATG GCCTCCCTTGTTACATGCGTAATTACCTCCGCCGGATGGTGCTTTTGCACCGCCTGTGCTTCTCTACTGGGAGCCTGCTGCGGCAACGACAAGGCCTCGACGATTCCACCAAGCGTCACTTCCGGACGGCGACGTTCGGTGCTACTTCTGtttttttcgattgcgatGGCGCTCGTTTTCCAGTACGGAATCGCCCCCGCTATAGTTGACGCCAACGATTTGACTAGCTTTGTTAGGGACAAGTGGACGGATGGATGTTCCCAGTATGTCGACATCGACGTGGTCAAGTCTTGTGCTGGCAACAATGGTGTTTATCGCGTATCGGCTGCTTCGACGCTATTCTTTGCATTCGCGGCGCTGGGAGCTCTACTTAAACCCACGGCCAATCGAGAAGCATGGCCGGCCAAATACACTCTCTACTTCTTTCTCTGTATCGTCACTATTTTCATTCCCAATGATCCGCTTTTTTCTGACGCCTACTTGAACATTGCACGTATCGGCGCAGTCCTTTTCATTGTTGTTCAGCAGCTTGTCATTGTTGACATGGCTCACGAATGGAATGACAGCTGGGTCGCTAAGGCGGATGCCGCAGAAGCACAGGAGGCTGGGTCCGGGAAAAGGTGGCTCGGTGCTATTGTGACTGCTTGCATAATGCTCTTTGGAATATCCATCATTGCAATAGGCGTCATTTTTTCTCGCTTCACGGGATGTGGCACAAACAATGGATTTATTACTGTCACGCTTGTGCTCGGCGTCTCAATTGTCGGTGCGCAGATGTCTGGCGAAGAAGGTTCGTTGCTAGCCAGTGCCTGCGTCTTTGCGTGGTCTGTGTTTTTGTGCTACACAGCCGTTTCCAAGAACCCTGATGCATCCTGTAATCCTATGCTGGGCGAAATGGATACTGTGAGTATTGTGCTGGGCTTGACCGTGACGGCAATTAGCCTTGGATGGACGGGATGGTCGTACACGGCCGAAGACAAGCTGCGGTCGTCTTCTGAAGAGGAAAGCGCTGCTGCAGCCACGGCCAGGGCCAGTGACGACTCCGAGAAAGATGTCAGGCGGGACGTCACAGGTGTGGTCACAGGCAACGACTATGGAACgcaagacgacgaagagcaaGCTAACAGTGCGGGTCATGCCGAAGTGGATGAATCAGTCTTGAACAATCCTAGCCGTCTATCCAATTCATGGAAGCTGAACGCCATTCTAATGAGTGTATCATGTTGGAAGGCTATGGCTCTAACCAATTGGGGCGCGATTGTGGCCAATGGCAATGCTGCTAATCCTCAAGTCGGCCGTGTTGGGATGTGGATGGTTATTGCCTCGCAATGGCTTGTTCTGACGCTGTACTTGTGGACATTGCTGGCACCGAGACTCTTTCCCAATCGCGAATTTGGCTGA
- a CDS encoding predicted protein: MNIYGKLLVACVLQTNVWGTAAFVTQKSKGFAFRGTDGLSPTVSYLDSNGKGSYMASSKLASSEGSTQGEGVMDNSQSRGPSSSSPASVLDARLTALEQQQNRGAQGGGRPQNQPRKLWDSRSAVIVQGGSLKTWSFPNPSVERVQVVMNTEGRPLDADIELWQGPDNTPFKMRVYVEDGSLRPFRAVIETPRGPNTIAIRNTGHLEFPLSSYVMAGSADNGFVASSIDESTPRIIQGGALRTYPFNPSVESVQVALRTDGRPLNARIELLQGPNNNKQVIELYTEDGMDRPFFAVIETPGSGNVVRVVNTATVEFPMTALVEAYQVGNSRSNANTVIGGEGGGFMDRSW; this comes from the exons ATGAACATCTACGGCAAACTTCTGGTGGCATGTGTCCTCCAAACTAATGTTTGGGGGACCGCTGCTTTCGTTACCCAAAAGTCGAAGGGGTTTGCTTTCAGAGGAACAGATGGGTTATCGCCAACTGTGTCATACTTGGATAGCAACGGGAAAGGATCGTACATGGCTTCATCCAAATTGGCGTCCTCCGAAGGGTCGACACAAGGCGAAGGTGTTATGGACAACAGTCAATCTAGGGGACCCTCTAGTAGTAGCCCAGCG AGCGTATTGGACGCACGTCTTACTGCCCTagaacaacagcaaaacCGTGGGGCACAAGGCGGTGGACGTCCCCAAAACCAACCGAGGAAGCTTTGGGATAGCAGATCGGCAGTAATAGTTCAAGGAGGATCTTTGAAGACATGGTCTTTCCCTAACCCCTCGGTTGAGAGAGTCCAGGTTGTGATGAACACAGAAGGTCGTCCGCTGGATGCCGACATCGAATTGTGGCAGGGACCTGATAACACTCCATTCAAAATGCGAGTGTACGTTGAGGACGGTAGCTTGCGCCCATTTCGCGCAGTGATTGAAACTCCGCGCGGACCCAATACGATCGCGATTCGCAACACGGGTCACCTCGAGTTCCCTTTGTCTTCCTACGTAATGGCTGGCTCTGCGGACAATGGTTTTGTTGCCAGTTCAATCGACGAAAGTACCCCAAGAATAATCCAGGGTGGAGCCTTGCGCACATACCCGTTCAACCCGTCTGTCGAAAGCGTGCAAGTTGCTTTGCGAACGGACGGACGTCCATTGAACGCAAGAATTGAGCTGTTGCAGGggcccaacaacaacaagcagGTTATTGAGCTTTACACCGAAGACGGAATGGATCGTCCTTTTTTCGCCGTCATTGAGACACCCGGAAGCGGAAATGTTGTGCGAGTTGTCAACACAGCAACCGTCGAATTCCCCATGACCGCCTTGGTTGAGGCTTACCAGGTCGGAAACAGCAGATCCAACGCAAACACTGTGATCGGAGGCGAAGGAGGCGGGTTCATGGACCGTTCATGGTAG
- a CDS encoding predicted protein, producing the protein MKIYGKLLAVCVFQTNVWGTNAFVAQKPKALAFKGTDSQWQTFSYVESLGGGASDPYSSGSKLASSEGASADKDVMDKRGVASGSPANVMEARLASLEKQKKSDSQSSSQSGPMSTKKIWDSTSSVTVQGGSLKTWSFPNPSVERVQVVMNTEGRPLDADIELWQGPDNTPYKMRVYVEDGSLRPFRAVIETPRGPNTIAIRNTGHLEFPLAAYVMAGSADNGFVAKTTEETIPRVIQGGALRTYPFDPTVESVQVALRTDGRPLNVRIELLQGPNNNKQVMELYTEDGMDRPFFCVIETPGSGNVVRVVNTATMEFPMTALVEAYQVSNGNSASNPVIGGGSGYMDRAW; encoded by the exons ATGAAAATCTACGGTAAACTCCTGGCTGTCTGTGTCTTTCAAACTAACGTTTGGGGGACCAACGCCTTTGTCGCTCAGAAGCCGAAGGCGCTCGCTTTCAAGGGAACGGACTCGCAATGGCAAACATTTTCGTACGTTGAAAGCCTAGGGGGTGGGGCCTCCGACCCGTATTCGTCCGGTTCCAAGCTTGCGAGCAGCGAAGGCGCGTCGGCTGATAAAGACGTCATGGATAAAAGAGGCGTTGCAAGCGGCAGCCCAGCT AACGTAATGGAAGCGCGTCTTGCTTCTCTcgagaaacaaaaaaaatcTGATTCGCAGTCGAGCTCCCAAAGTGGACCCATGTCAACCAAGAAGATTTGGGATAGTACCTCCTCCGTAACTGTTCAAGGAGGATCCCTCAAGACATGGTCTTTCCCTAACCCCTCTGTTGAGAGAGTGCAGGTTGTGATGAACACAGAAGGTCGTCCGCTGGATGCCGACATCGAATTGTGGCAGGGACCTGATAACACTCCGTACAAAATGCGCGTGTACGTTGAGGACGGTAGCTTGCGCCCATTTCGCGCAGTGATTGAAACTCCGCGCGGACCCAATACGATCGCGATTCGCAACACGGGTCACCTTGAATTCCCCTTAGCCGCTTACGTGATGGCTGGCTCGGCGGACAATGGATTTGTTGCCAAGACAACTGAAGAGACCATTCCCAGAGTAATCCAGGGAGGAGCCCTTCGCACATACCCTTTCGATCCCACTGTCGAAAGCGTGCAAGTTGCTTTGCGAACGGATGGACGCCCCCTTAACGTGAGAATCGAGCTGTTGCAGGggcccaacaacaacaagcagGTGATGGAACTCTACACTGAAGACGGAATGGACCGTCCATTCTTCTGTGTTATTGAGACACCGGGAAGTGGAAACGTTGTGCGAGTTGTCAATACAGCCACAATGGAGTTCCCTATGACCGCTTTGGTTGAGGCTTATCAAGTCAGTAACGGAAACTCCGCCTCTAATCCAGTGATTGGAGGAGGAAGCGGTTACATGGATCGTGCGTGGTAA
- a CDS encoding predicted protein, with product MHAYGLPRAPLKRHVPFSEHRDSGANPKPRHPLGHYHGGIKPTDNTKDLFESDEDDEIQVPDAYTKVVALPQAGRNTNTAKSPETTGISKQNVFSPLQTRGQRKFAKEACLMPDNDSNNPDKEEVNMSEETEIHEHQAFNVMTGNSDPGADVP from the coding sequence atgCATGCTTATGGGCTACCCAGAGCACCACTCAAAAGACACGTACCATTTTCTGAACATCGCGACTCAGGCGCCAATCCTAAGCCGCGACATCCATTGGGACATTACCATGGTGGGATCAAGCCCACAGACAATACAAAGGATCTTTTCGAatccgacgaagacgacgaaattcaAGTCCCGGATGCCTACACGAAAGTTGTCGCCCTGCCTCAAGCGGGGAGGAACACCAACACGGCAAAATCTCCGGAGACCACGGGAATTTCAAAGCAAAACGTGTTTAGTCCTCTTCAGACACGCGGTCAGCGGaagtttgccaaggaagCGTGTTTGATGCCGGACAATGATTCCAACAACCCAGATAAGGAAGAAGTCAATATGTCTGAGGAAACGGAAATCCATGAGCATCAGGCATTTAACGTAATGACTGGGAACTCAGACCCAGGAGCAGATGTTCCCTAG
- a CDS encoding predicted protein produces MHCPRKVTPAVPAPAAATDSPADAASASKQDEEFGGFDSSDGEEPSGTAPPLPAYLDDEGNGKKTAKPLARSKNTSDKVSVMEKNVIDVEPHSKDSDSLDSVPRQDRVEQKALMVVLRDVICVPLSVAAAMLNNGIKSSDDFRLLTKEDINDLCMRLKMG; encoded by the coding sequence ATGCATTGTCCGAGGAAGGTCACTCCCGCTGTTCCGGCTCCTGCCGCAGCGACGGACTCACCGGCTGatgccgcgtccgcatccaaacaggatgaggagttcggaggattcgactcctccgacggtGAGGAGCCTTCGGGCACCGCACCGCCATTGCCGGCATATCTGGATGATGAAGGCAatggcaaaaagactgcaaagcctttggctcgcagcaagaacacgtcTGACAAAGTCAGCGTGATGGAGAAAAACGTCATTGACGTAGAGCCTCACTCTAAAGACAGTGACAGTCTCGACTCCGTTCCTCGGCAAGACCGTGTTGaacaaaaggccttgatggtCGTCCTCCGTGACGTCATCTGTGTTCCATTGTCAGTTGCGGCTGCAATGTTGAACAATGGCATTAAATCATCTGATGATTTCCGTCTTCTCACAAAGGaggacatcaatgatctctgCATGCGGCTCAAAATGGGCTAA